In one Saccharibacillus brassicae genomic region, the following are encoded:
- a CDS encoding 5'-nucleotidase C-terminal domain-containing protein — protein sequence MNWKKTSVGFAAAALLSAQVLGTANIASAAPGEVEVHLLGINDLHGQLDTTSTVADKPAGTAPILATYLNEARAKYANTLLFHNGDSVGASAPISSLERDEPTIEWMNMMKFDVGSLGNHEFDQGIAALKAQLNGGLDPKDGIVMHKGSNFKYVNANVIEESTGKPLIDPYVIKEVGGVKIAFIGLVTKSTPAKVSPAGTAGVRFLSVEEEVAAVNKYAKELQDQGVETIIVLAHDPASTKEGVTTGEAADLAKALPANSPIDVIVAGDNHALANGEVNGKLIVQAYSYGTAFEDIKLMIDAQTGDVTQKSATVTTTFQAGVTPDANSVALLQKYLDKHPELTKPVGVTDGSVTRTDAYNNEAALGNLIADSMRTANFGDNGAPADFAFMNPGGIRADLPKGDVTFADLAKIQPFGNTLVKLTLTGAQVQELLQQQWGTNADGSPNTKTLQISGLKYKADLNKPVAERVSDLQLTDGTPIDPAKSYTAVVNNFMAGGGDNYKVLTKASASLAGPIDLDVFYKYVVDTFAGKTITAKVEGRIVNIPAKGVEVPDSDGPVTAPSPTPTPTPVPVPTPVPTPVPTPTPTPTPVPSNDFVSRASFVSELVKALGLNNAAASGAAFTDVNKNAPYADAIAQAFKANLIKGAGAGKFNPDRSITREEMATILAAALKQKLPTVTEKYVLSQFEDASNVAPYARMAVAQLVHAGILSPGEPGSFLPKNTVLPAEMKSILEAVTAASAS from the coding sequence ATGAATTGGAAAAAGACGAGTGTCGGGTTTGCGGCCGCAGCGCTGCTGTCCGCTCAAGTGCTGGGTACGGCAAATATCGCTTCGGCGGCGCCAGGCGAAGTGGAAGTCCATCTGCTGGGCATCAACGATTTGCACGGACAGTTGGATACGACTTCCACGGTTGCCGACAAACCGGCCGGAACCGCGCCGATTCTCGCTACATATTTGAACGAAGCGCGTGCCAAATACGCGAACACGCTCCTGTTCCATAACGGCGACTCCGTCGGCGCTTCCGCTCCGATCTCTTCGCTGGAACGCGACGAACCGACCATCGAATGGATGAACATGATGAAATTCGACGTCGGCTCGCTCGGCAACCATGAATTCGACCAGGGCATCGCGGCGCTCAAAGCGCAGCTCAACGGCGGACTCGATCCGAAAGACGGCATCGTGATGCACAAAGGCTCGAACTTCAAGTACGTGAACGCGAACGTCATCGAAGAATCGACCGGCAAACCGCTGATCGACCCTTACGTCATCAAAGAAGTCGGCGGCGTCAAAATCGCCTTTATCGGTCTCGTCACCAAATCGACGCCGGCCAAAGTCTCTCCTGCCGGCACGGCAGGCGTTCGTTTCCTGAGCGTCGAAGAAGAAGTCGCGGCGGTTAACAAGTACGCCAAAGAACTTCAGGATCAAGGCGTGGAGACGATCATCGTGCTCGCCCACGACCCGGCTTCCACCAAAGAAGGCGTGACGACCGGCGAAGCGGCCGATCTGGCAAAAGCGCTGCCGGCCAACTCCCCGATCGACGTCATCGTCGCCGGCGACAACCACGCGCTGGCCAACGGCGAAGTCAACGGCAAGCTGATCGTGCAGGCTTATTCGTACGGTACCGCTTTTGAAGACATCAAGCTGATGATCGACGCGCAAACGGGCGACGTGACGCAGAAATCCGCTACCGTTACGACGACGTTCCAAGCCGGCGTGACGCCGGACGCGAACTCCGTAGCCCTGCTTCAAAAATACCTGGACAAACATCCGGAGCTGACCAAGCCGGTCGGCGTTACCGACGGTTCCGTAACCCGTACGGACGCTTACAACAACGAAGCGGCGCTGGGTAATCTGATCGCCGACTCGATGCGCACGGCGAACTTCGGCGACAACGGCGCACCAGCCGATTTCGCGTTCATGAATCCGGGCGGCATCCGCGCGGACCTGCCAAAAGGCGACGTTACATTCGCCGATCTGGCGAAAATCCAGCCTTTCGGCAACACGCTCGTGAAGCTGACGCTGACCGGCGCACAGGTGCAGGAACTGCTTCAGCAGCAGTGGGGCACCAACGCCGACGGCTCGCCGAACACCAAAACGCTGCAAATTTCCGGCCTGAAATACAAAGCCGACCTGAACAAGCCGGTTGCCGAGCGCGTAAGCGACCTGCAGCTGACAGACGGCACGCCGATCGATCCGGCCAAGTCCTACACGGCAGTCGTGAACAACTTCATGGCAGGCGGCGGCGACAACTATAAAGTGCTGACCAAAGCCAGCGCTTCGCTCGCGGGTCCGATCGACCTCGACGTGTTCTACAAATACGTCGTCGACACTTTTGCCGGCAAAACGATCACAGCCAAAGTCGAAGGCCGCATCGTGAACATCCCGGCTAAAGGCGTGGAAGTTCCCGATTCCGACGGTCCGGTAACGGCTCCTTCGCCGACACCGACGCCTACGCCGGTACCTGTACCTACACCGGTGCCGACGCCTGTACCGACACCTACGCCAACGCCGACACCGGTGCCGTCGAACGACTTCGTGTCGCGTGCAAGCTTCGTGTCCGAGCTGGTTAAAGCGCTCGGCCTGAACAACGCTGCCGCAAGCGGCGCCGCGTTCACCGACGTGAACAAAAACGCGCCTTACGCCGATGCGATCGCCCAGGCGTTCAAAGCCAACCTGATCAAAGGCGCAGGCGCCGGCAAGTTCAATCCGGACCGCTCCATCACCCGCGAAGAAATGGCGACGATTCTCGCTGCCGCACTGAAGCAAAAGCTTCCGACAGTGACCGAAAAGTATGTCCTGAGCCAGTTCGAAGACGCTTCGAACGTAGCTCCTTACGCGCGTATGGCGGTTGCCCAGCTCGTCCATGCCGGCATCTTGAGCCCCGGCGAACCTGGCAGCTTCCTGCCGAAAAACACCGTTCTGCCGGCCGAGATGAAATCGATCCTCGAAGCCGTTACGGCCGCTTCGGCTTCTTGA
- the tyrS gene encoding tyrosine--tRNA ligase, whose amino-acid sequence MSTEHTPIENNALLDDLEYRGLIYQVTHREELQQKLSSESVTLYNGFDPTADSLHIGHLLPVLTMRRFQQAGHRPIALVGGGTGMIGDPSGRSTERSLNTADTVAEWTLKLQNQLSRFLDFGDGGAEVPAKMVSNYDWLGPIGMIDFLRDVGKNFTVNYMLAKDSVDSRLQHGISFTEFSYMILQAYDFQRLFEDEGCSLQLGGSDQWGNITAGLDLIGKTGGEGAFGMTMPLVTKSDGKKFGKSESGAIWLDRSKTSAYAFYQFWINTDDADVIKFLKYFTFLSRAEIEALESEHLKAPERREAQRELARRVTTLVHGEEAVASAEKITAALFSGSFAELSESDLAEALADMPTTTVDASSEPLLIDLLVEAGAAPSKGQARKDIQSGAVSVNGEKRTSIETVIGAEDRLHGRTLVLRRGKKNYFVVRFEG is encoded by the coding sequence ATGAGCACCGAACACACCCCGATCGAGAATAACGCCCTGTTGGACGACCTGGAATACAGAGGCTTGATCTACCAGGTGACGCACCGCGAGGAACTTCAGCAGAAGCTGAGCAGCGAGAGCGTCACGCTCTACAACGGATTCGACCCGACGGCGGACAGCCTGCATATCGGGCATCTGCTGCCGGTCCTGACGATGCGCCGCTTCCAGCAGGCCGGACACCGTCCGATCGCCCTCGTGGGCGGCGGCACCGGCATGATCGGCGATCCGAGCGGCCGTTCGACCGAACGTTCGCTCAATACGGCCGACACGGTCGCGGAATGGACGCTGAAGCTGCAAAACCAGCTGTCGCGCTTCCTCGACTTCGGCGACGGCGGAGCCGAAGTGCCGGCGAAGATGGTCAGCAACTACGACTGGCTCGGCCCGATCGGCATGATCGACTTCCTGCGCGACGTCGGCAAGAACTTTACCGTCAACTACATGCTGGCCAAAGACTCTGTCGATTCCCGCCTGCAGCACGGCATCTCGTTTACCGAATTTTCGTACATGATTCTTCAGGCGTACGATTTCCAGCGTTTGTTCGAAGACGAAGGCTGCTCGCTGCAGCTCGGCGGAAGCGACCAGTGGGGCAACATCACCGCGGGTCTCGACCTGATCGGCAAAACGGGCGGCGAAGGCGCGTTCGGCATGACGATGCCCCTCGTAACCAAAAGCGACGGCAAAAAGTTCGGCAAGTCCGAATCCGGCGCGATCTGGCTCGACCGCAGCAAGACGAGCGCGTACGCGTTCTACCAGTTCTGGATCAACACGGACGACGCGGACGTAATCAAGTTCCTCAAATACTTCACGTTCCTGAGCCGCGCAGAGATCGAAGCGCTTGAGAGCGAACATCTCAAAGCGCCGGAGAGACGCGAAGCGCAGCGCGAGCTGGCCCGCCGCGTGACGACGCTCGTGCACGGCGAAGAAGCCGTCGCAAGCGCCGAGAAGATTACGGCCGCCCTGTTCTCCGGCAGCTTTGCCGAGCTCAGCGAATCCGACCTGGCCGAAGCGCTGGCGGACATGCCGACGACGACCGTCGACGCTTCGTCCGAGCCGCTGCTGATCGACCTGCTGGTCGAAGCGGGCGCGGCACCGTCCAAAGGGCAGGCGCGCAAAGACATCCAAAGCGGAGCGGTATCCGTCAACGGGGAAAAGCGCACGTCGATCGAGACAGTCATCGGCGCGGAAGACCGCCTGCACGGCAGGACGCTCGTGCTGCGCCGCGGCAAAAAGAATTACTTCGTGGTCCGGTTCGAAGGCTGA